Proteins from one Mesotoga infera genomic window:
- a CDS encoding L-fucose/L-arabinose isomerase family protein, which yields MKKRRVGIITFSDGRDFVHRDLIDMNREFQSRLVRALEATGEVEVVVASEIVWKPSLAKKAGKEMMKAEVEATIFNYAIWCWPHLTVMASLYAPGPYLAYGQINPAYPGMVGLLAAAGALEQVGITPERVWGNPEDPDVIEKVMHFVRAASAAARLKGERYGMFGGRPMGMYTASSNGDQWLKEFGIDVEQIDQYELVVRAEKVSKEVTKKAREWLEKLATVEYDGKQLTPEKLEKQIALYEAAVDIIKEYELDFVGFKGQPEMTNNYATMDVVEAFLNDPYDWHGMKDPIVAATETDMDGALTMEIFKHIAQEPVLFADVRHYFEEENLLDLCNSGTHATYFAGRSLNPEENLKNVVFYPEDFYFPAGGAAVKHFAAPGRVTLARLARQDGEYVMTIVPGEFVKLSAAQEKKLSEEVQIQWPHAYVKLDTDMDTFLKYYPCNHIHGVYGDYVEELVQFCDIKGIDYQILGE from the coding sequence ATGAAGAAGAGAAGAGTAGGGATTATTACGTTTTCCGACGGTAGAGATTTCGTGCATAGAGATCTCATCGATATGAACAGAGAGTTCCAGAGCCGGTTGGTGAGAGCGCTCGAAGCCACGGGCGAGGTAGAGGTCGTAGTGGCTTCGGAGATAGTCTGGAAGCCATCGCTTGCAAAGAAGGCCGGAAAAGAGATGATGAAGGCCGAAGTCGAGGCGACTATATTCAACTACGCCATCTGGTGCTGGCCCCATCTGACGGTGATGGCCTCTCTGTACGCCCCCGGTCCGTATCTGGCGTACGGTCAGATAAACCCGGCCTACCCCGGCATGGTAGGTCTTCTAGCTGCTGCAGGAGCTCTGGAGCAGGTAGGAATAACTCCCGAAAGAGTCTGGGGAAACCCCGAGGACCCTGATGTTATAGAAAAAGTGATGCACTTCGTCAGGGCGGCATCGGCCGCGGCGAGGTTGAAGGGCGAAAGGTACGGGATGTTCGGCGGCCGCCCAATGGGTATGTACACTGCCTCCTCCAACGGTGACCAATGGCTCAAAGAGTTCGGAATTGACGTCGAACAGATCGACCAGTACGAGCTCGTAGTGAGGGCCGAAAAGGTCTCTAAAGAGGTCACGAAGAAAGCCAGAGAGTGGCTCGAGAAACTCGCAACTGTCGAATACGACGGCAAGCAGCTGACGCCGGAAAAACTTGAGAAACAGATCGCGCTGTACGAAGCGGCTGTGGATATAATAAAAGAGTACGAACTGGACTTCGTCGGCTTCAAAGGCCAGCCGGAGATGACCAACAATTACGCGACCATGGACGTTGTCGAGGCCTTCCTGAACGATCCTTACGACTGGCACGGTATGAAGGACCCGATTGTCGCGGCTACCGAGACCGATATGGACGGAGCCCTCACGATGGAGATATTCAAACACATCGCACAGGAACCGGTCCTCTTCGCGGACGTTCGACACTACTTCGAAGAGGAGAATCTTTTGGATCTCTGTAATTCCGGCACCCACGCGACTTACTTCGCAGGCAGATCTCTCAATCCCGAAGAGAATCTGAAGAACGTGGTGTTCTATCCCGAAGATTTCTACTTCCCCGCCGGAGGAGCTGCCGTCAAGCATTTCGCCGCACCGGGCAGGGTGACTCTGGCAAGGCTGGCCAGGCAGGACGGAGAGTATGTGATGACCATCGTGCCTGGAGAGTTTGTCAAGCTTTCGGCCGCACAGGAGAAGAAACTCTCTGAGGAAGTTCAGATCCAGTGGCCTCATGCCTATGTCAAACTCGATACTGATATGGACACATTCCTCAAGTACTACCCCTGCAACCACATCCACGGGGTGTACGGAGATTACGTTGAAGAACTCGTACAGTTCTGTGATATAAAGGGAATCGATTACCAGATACTCGGAGAGTAA
- a CDS encoding transaldolase family protein: protein MIYIDGICEKAVQLVKEPVFAGLTTNPTIIKRDRPGWGMMDTMKFLSKVPGERHFVQGSILSSNWIQKVREFLKKSDFDPEIFTIKLPWDPQKASAIVPELNEMGVGVCATAVYTVQQYYAALSMEVEYVAVYYERMIKSGIDAEERIEEMLEVGGWHSNAPHIIAASIKDIESANLLLALGVHDLTLPVDIAEEYIKGSFPADDLNRFEGDFKL, encoded by the coding sequence ATGATATACATAGATGGAATATGCGAGAAAGCGGTTCAACTGGTCAAGGAACCGGTCTTTGCCGGCTTAACAACAAACCCGACGATAATAAAACGAGATAGACCGGGCTGGGGAATGATGGACACCATGAAGTTCCTTTCAAAAGTTCCCGGCGAGAGACACTTCGTGCAGGGAAGTATACTCTCCAGCAACTGGATCCAGAAAGTAAGAGAGTTCCTCAAGAAGAGCGACTTCGACCCTGAAATCTTCACCATAAAGCTTCCCTGGGACCCCCAAAAGGCTTCGGCCATCGTACCCGAATTAAACGAAATGGGTGTTGGGGTTTGTGCGACCGCCGTTTATACCGTTCAGCAGTACTATGCCGCACTGAGCATGGAAGTAGAGTACGTCGCCGTTTACTACGAAAGAATGATAAAGTCCGGTATAGACGCTGAGGAAAGAATCGAAGAGATGCTCGAAGTCGGAGGATGGCACTCCAACGCCCCGCACATAATAGCGGCCAGCATAAAGGATATAGAGAGCGCCAACTTGTTACTGGCACTGGGAGTTCACGACCTCACTCTTCCCGTGGATATCGCCGAAGAGTACATTAAGGGAAGCTTCCCTGCCGATGATTTGAACAGATTCGAGGGAGACTTCAAACTATGA
- a CDS encoding LacI family DNA-binding transcriptional regulator, which produces MAGKTTIKDIAKSLGISPSTVSRALSNGPGVGGDLRERIRKVASQLNYVPNSSAKSLRTRKTKTIGLIVSDIRNPFFLEFMGGVETVLFPREFKFIVCNTGEDSKKEEIYIRWLMEHGVEGIISSPYQDREGNNNGTFYKKAMNSGIHVVFYDRLIEGISNIDSVTLDNEQAIMNGVFYLKDRGHERIALCLHKRGIYTIEERYSGFKKACAILGIHPDDRWVLEDMVNYSVSLDKLRSILTLADRPTAVISTNQYLNETVVRAARELGLDIPADLSLMGFDDSSLNELIDPPVTTIRQPVVDMGKIAATLLLGRIDGDRGEQTRVVLKAELLERCSVASPAGK; this is translated from the coding sequence GTGGCCGGAAAAACTACGATCAAAGACATCGCAAAGAGTCTCGGAATATCGCCTTCGACCGTGTCGAGGGCTCTGTCGAATGGACCGGGCGTCGGTGGCGATCTCCGCGAAAGGATCCGCAAAGTTGCTTCACAGTTGAATTATGTCCCCAATTCATCCGCAAAGTCCCTGAGAACAAGAAAAACCAAGACTATCGGTCTCATCGTTTCCGATATTAGAAATCCCTTCTTCCTGGAGTTCATGGGTGGAGTCGAAACGGTCCTCTTTCCACGCGAATTCAAGTTCATAGTTTGTAACACGGGTGAGGATTCGAAAAAAGAAGAGATATATATAAGGTGGCTCATGGAACACGGGGTGGAAGGCATCATCTCTTCTCCTTATCAGGATAGGGAGGGAAACAACAACGGTACCTTTTACAAAAAGGCTATGAACTCTGGAATTCACGTGGTCTTCTACGACAGGCTCATCGAAGGGATTAGCAACATAGACTCTGTGACCCTTGACAACGAGCAGGCGATAATGAACGGTGTTTTCTATCTGAAAGATCGTGGCCACGAAAGAATTGCGCTCTGTCTTCATAAAAGAGGTATCTATACGATAGAAGAGAGGTACTCGGGATTCAAAAAGGCCTGTGCAATTCTGGGAATACATCCCGACGACAGGTGGGTTCTGGAGGACATGGTGAATTATTCCGTCTCGTTAGATAAGCTGAGGTCGATATTGACGCTTGCCGATAGACCGACGGCAGTGATATCCACCAACCAGTACCTGAATGAGACGGTAGTCAGGGCGGCCCGTGAACTCGGCCTGGATATACCGGCCGATCTTTCCCTTATGGGCTTTGACGATTCATCTCTGAATGAGCTCATAGATCCACCGGTGACGACTATCAGACAGCCTGTCGTGGATATGGGGAAGATAGCCGCCACATTACTTCTCGGCAGGATAGACGGGGACCGTGGGGAGCAGACCAGGGTCGTGTTGAAGGCCGAGCTACTGGAAAGGTGTTCTGTGGCCTCTCCGGCAGGAAAATAG
- a CDS encoding DctP family TRAP transporter solute-binding subunit encodes MKRWFFASFIFLVVCVCFASSDTYTIRFNTVAAPTQPQVLAMNKFAEVVENLSGGKIVVKVFHSGQLGDQQTSLLAVMRGDLEMAGDGAPSWFADLGNMPKMGVLNAAYIFKDLDHMYSVMNSPMVKAWFEELASKTGMRVLDTWYLGMRQLNTTAKAGPVYKPEDLKSMKIRMPNNEAFMDMGKAIGSNPTPMGFGEVYLALKLGTIDGQDNPLPTDLSALFVEVTKYIILTDHSIGMINPVINEKFWQSLPFEYKTYIIKALEVARYYMNYLVLEQESRLLKQFVDDYKMEIIVPDKEAFMKFAREYYSQEKFDKAWGKGMYETIQSYPTN; translated from the coding sequence ATGAAAAGATGGTTTTTTGCATCATTCATTTTTTTAGTAGTGTGCGTTTGCTTTGCCTCTAGTGATACTTACACCATTCGTTTCAACACAGTCGCCGCACCGACTCAACCGCAGGTCCTCGCCATGAACAAGTTTGCAGAGGTTGTCGAGAACCTGAGCGGGGGAAAGATAGTTGTCAAAGTCTTCCATTCGGGTCAACTTGGAGATCAGCAAACATCGCTTCTGGCGGTAATGAGGGGAGACCTAGAAATGGCAGGCGACGGTGCTCCATCATGGTTCGCCGATCTGGGTAATATGCCGAAGATGGGCGTACTGAATGCAGCTTATATCTTCAAAGACCTAGATCACATGTACTCGGTCATGAACAGCCCAATGGTAAAGGCCTGGTTCGAAGAGTTGGCATCCAAGACCGGAATGAGAGTTCTTGATACATGGTACCTCGGAATGAGACAGTTGAACACTACCGCGAAGGCCGGCCCGGTTTATAAGCCCGAAGATCTGAAAAGCATGAAGATAAGGATGCCAAACAACGAGGCTTTCATGGACATGGGTAAAGCTATTGGAAGCAATCCGACACCTATGGGCTTCGGCGAGGTCTATTTAGCGTTGAAACTTGGGACGATAGACGGGCAGGACAATCCACTCCCGACCGACTTATCGGCGCTATTCGTCGAGGTTACGAAGTACATAATTCTAACCGATCACTCAATAGGAATGATAAACCCGGTAATTAATGAAAAGTTTTGGCAATCGCTTCCCTTTGAGTATAAGACTTATATTATTAAGGCGCTTGAAGTTGCCCGATACTACATGAACTACCTCGTACTGGAGCAAGAATCTAGACTGCTCAAGCAGTTTGTTGACGACTACAAGATGGAGATAATTGTGCCCGATAAAGAAGCCTTCATGAAATTTGCCAGGGAGTATTATTCTCAGGAGAAATTCGATAAGGCTTGGGGTAAAGGAATGTACGAAACCATCCAATCTTATCCTACGAACTAG
- a CDS encoding TRAP transporter small permease: MKKFFSVFFKIVQILLNLIESWGGVLFLGLLFLSVFFQVILRYVFSSPSPELFEIAQYSFIWTIFLGAPYARKFDAHIKFDIIFLKLPRKVQLILQILFDLFFCIMLIVTLMPVLGDVFFYKIIKSEVLRIPWTYLFICFPIFMILTFIHNVIWIVKSFIELFSGKALPREVEPWV, from the coding sequence ATGAAGAAATTCTTTTCGGTATTTTTCAAGATAGTTCAAATCTTGCTGAATTTGATAGAATCGTGGGGTGGAGTGCTGTTTCTCGGATTACTTTTCCTCAGCGTCTTCTTTCAGGTCATACTTAGGTATGTCTTCAGCAGTCCTTCACCTGAGTTATTTGAGATAGCTCAGTATAGTTTCATCTGGACTATATTTCTCGGTGCGCCTTACGCCAGGAAGTTCGATGCGCACATAAAGTTCGATATAATATTCTTAAAACTTCCCAGAAAGGTCCAGTTGATTCTACAGATACTGTTCGATCTATTTTTCTGCATAATGTTGATAGTGACACTGATGCCCGTACTTGGTGATGTATTTTTCTATAAGATCATCAAGTCCGAAGTTTTGAGAATTCCCTGGACTTATCTATTCATATGTTTCCCAATATTCATGATCCTCACTTTCATTCACAACGTGATCTGGATCGTTAAAAGCTTCATAGAGTTATTCTCCGGGAAAGCTTTACCGAGGGAGGTTGAACCATGGGTTTGA
- a CDS encoding patatin-like phospholipase family protein, giving the protein MGRIEFSERLLKKEERIEFKGKIGLVLSGGGARGSYQIGVWKALKDSRIEIGGVYGTSVGALNSVAISMNKFRDTRDLWLKINMDRVVKGSFSNNLVGKIFEALKAGGFDASPLRESFNALLNEEAVRKSKINMGIVVFSLTDMEPKELYIEDIPSGHLADYVLASANHPVFRRETIRSEKFIDGGVYRNIPVNMAINKGFKEIIVVDLGPKRLRDMLSLSSLERSEEITQLVITPTENYGDVLDFDPEVSANYMREGYLDCLKALGLVKGERYYIHAPDDAFGAALLTMTKPKKVEMLKVFGIEPWQTESTHHFYYGQLLPVLQDFFKSTVPLDTVIALLESMAKIAGLPQLTLYSIPSMMAEIADCDIDLFKGHRYNDIDVERIARLIKFAVDNFVPEKLEGSQYRAFKEGFAELFPEQE; this is encoded by the coding sequence GTGGGCAGAATCGAGTTCTCGGAAAGGCTATTAAAAAAGGAAGAACGGATCGAATTCAAAGGCAAAATTGGACTGGTTCTTTCAGGAGGCGGTGCCCGCGGGTCATATCAGATAGGTGTCTGGAAGGCTTTGAAGGATTCCAGGATCGAGATCGGAGGAGTTTACGGAACTTCGGTGGGCGCTTTGAACTCCGTCGCGATTTCCATGAACAAGTTTCGCGACACACGCGACCTGTGGCTGAAGATCAACATGGATAGAGTCGTCAAAGGAAGCTTCAGCAACAACCTTGTGGGAAAGATATTCGAAGCCTTGAAAGCCGGTGGTTTCGATGCTTCTCCGCTCAGGGAAAGTTTCAACGCTTTATTGAACGAAGAAGCCGTTAGGAAGAGCAAGATCAATATGGGAATAGTCGTCTTCTCTCTTACGGATATGGAGCCAAAAGAGCTCTATATAGAGGATATTCCCTCCGGCCATCTGGCCGATTACGTTCTTGCCAGCGCGAACCACCCTGTCTTCAGAAGGGAGACTATCAGGTCAGAGAAATTCATTGATGGCGGAGTTTACAGAAACATTCCGGTCAATATGGCAATCAACAAGGGCTTCAAGGAGATTATCGTAGTCGATCTTGGCCCCAAGAGGCTGCGGGATATGCTTTCGCTCTCTTCATTAGAGAGATCGGAGGAGATCACCCAGCTTGTGATTACGCCGACCGAGAACTACGGTGATGTGCTGGATTTCGACCCTGAGGTTTCGGCAAACTATATGCGCGAAGGTTATCTCGACTGTTTGAAAGCCCTTGGCCTTGTGAAGGGCGAAAGGTACTACATTCACGCTCCTGACGATGCTTTCGGTGCGGCCCTTTTGACCATGACAAAACCCAAGAAAGTGGAAATGCTGAAAGTTTTCGGTATAGAACCCTGGCAGACGGAATCGACCCATCACTTCTATTACGGTCAGTTGTTGCCTGTTCTGCAGGATTTCTTCAAATCAACGGTACCCCTAGATACTGTGATCGCCCTTCTGGAGAGCATGGCGAAAATCGCCGGATTACCACAACTGACACTTTATTCGATTCCCTCGATGATGGCAGAAATAGCGGACTGCGATATCGACCTCTTCAAAGGTCACAGATATAACGATATAGATGTCGAAAGAATCGCGAGGCTCATCAAATTTGCTGTTGACAATTTTGTGCCGGAAAAACTGGAGGGAAGTCAGTACAGAGCTTTCAAAGAGGGGTTCGCAGAGCTTTTTCCCGAGCAAGAGTAG
- a CDS encoding rhamnulokinase, which yields MKGFLAVDIGASGGKAFIGRYDGDRLSIEEVSRFTNRPISVNGRTHWNILSLYESTLESIIKAIDSGVELQSVGVDTWGVDFGLLDGSGELLGNPRHYRDMFGDDSMEYAIGLAGRDWLFERSPTQFQPFNTLFQLISMKRRGYSALKEADSLLSISSLISYFLSGEKLTEFTFATTTQIFDPAVGDWCEEIIDFFSLPDIFTPIVPAGTVVGRLTPSLSRELGTTLKVVLPATHDTASAVASIPLSGRTMFVSAGTWCLEGVVLDAPVRDREVLELNFANEGCYGGKYRLLKNATGLWLVQELLREWKAKDPSLDYPSLVRMAGEARPFSGKIDVESPRFKRPASMERAILEECAENGPIPSTRGEIVRTALEGIAAMTELTRKELERFTGGLDGLHIVGGGVKNQLLCQLIADFTGLPVTAGPAEGTAIGNIIVQMLALGELKDFRESIELLKRSFEMRSYEPRNP from the coding sequence TTGAAAGGTTTTCTCGCTGTCGATATCGGTGCCTCTGGTGGCAAAGCCTTCATCGGCAGATACGACGGTGATAGACTGTCGATCGAAGAGGTTTCGCGCTTTACAAACAGACCGATTTCCGTAAACGGACGGACTCACTGGAACATCCTGTCGCTCTATGAAAGCACTCTGGAGAGCATCATCAAGGCAATCGACTCCGGAGTCGAGCTCCAGAGCGTAGGCGTGGACACATGGGGGGTGGATTTCGGTCTGCTGGACGGCTCCGGAGAGCTTCTGGGCAATCCCCGACATTACAGGGATATGTTCGGCGATGATTCGATGGAGTACGCCATCGGACTCGCCGGAAGGGACTGGCTCTTTGAGAGATCCCCGACGCAGTTCCAACCGTTCAACACGCTTTTTCAGCTCATTTCGATGAAAAGGAGAGGTTATAGCGCTCTAAAAGAGGCCGACTCTCTCCTTTCGATTTCCTCCTTGATCTCTTACTTTTTGAGTGGAGAGAAACTAACGGAATTCACTTTCGCGACCACCACCCAGATCTTCGACCCCGCAGTCGGAGATTGGTGCGAAGAAATAATAGACTTCTTTTCACTGCCGGATATATTCACCCCGATCGTCCCGGCTGGCACCGTTGTCGGAAGACTTACACCCTCGCTTTCCAGAGAACTTGGCACCACTTTGAAAGTCGTTCTCCCGGCCACCCACGACACCGCCTCGGCTGTCGCTTCCATACCCCTCTCCGGGAGAACGATGTTCGTGAGCGCGGGGACCTGGTGTCTTGAAGGCGTGGTGCTTGACGCACCAGTCCGCGACAGAGAAGTGCTGGAACTGAATTTCGCCAACGAAGGCTGCTATGGAGGCAAATACAGGCTTTTGAAAAACGCCACGGGGCTTTGGCTGGTGCAGGAACTTCTTAGAGAGTGGAAAGCGAAAGACCCGTCGCTGGACTACCCCTCGCTTGTGCGTATGGCCGGGGAGGCAAGACCGTTCTCCGGAAAGATAGACGTTGAATCGCCACGTTTCAAGAGACCGGCAAGCATGGAAAGGGCGATTCTTGAGGAGTGCGCCGAAAATGGTCCGATACCTTCCACCAGGGGTGAAATAGTAAGAACGGCTCTGGAAGGCATAGCGGCAATGACGGAGCTGACCAGAAAAGAGCTGGAAAGGTTTACCGGCGGGCTCGACGGGCTTCACATAGTGGGCGGGGGAGTCAAGAACCAACTGCTCTGCCAGCTGATAGCCGATTTCACGGGTCTTCCCGTCACCGCCGGACCGGCAGAGGGTACGGCGATAGGCAACATAATCGTTCAGATGCTCGCACTCGGCGAACTGAAGGATTTCCGAGAATCGATCGAATTGCTGAAAAGATCCTTCGAAATGCGGTCTTACGAACCGCGAAACCCTTGA
- a CDS encoding TRAP transporter large permease encodes MGLILFFLIFGITFALGYPIAFGMIMGGFAYFVTSGMDLGIFLDIMAIELRAQDVLLAVPMFIFAANIMNDTEITDRLFGFLKQLLGGMRGGLAYANIGASIIFAGMSGSEIADVSGLGTIEIKAMMDDGYDGPFSCAVTCASATIAPLIPPSIPMVIYAMLTGTSLGYLFIAGVVPGLLLGLLEAGMVFYLSKKRNYPVGKRYPLKILAKSFLRSLPALFAPVILLAGIYGGIFTPTESAAVLVAYSILVSIFIYRTLGLKKLRKIMLRTVYNIGAISFMIAGAFVVKYVLAREEIPSLLTNAFVNMGFLSSAWVLLLSVNVLFFILGMFFDVSVIQLVVIPIVFPLVKAVGIDPIHFGIVTTFNLMLALDTPPYGQTGFITSAISKTPVGKVFKEMLKYWIPIEVMGLVIITYWSDFVLWLPRLLGYAH; translated from the coding sequence ATGGGTTTGATACTGTTCTTCTTAATATTCGGTATAACCTTCGCTCTCGGATACCCGATCGCGTTTGGAATGATAATGGGAGGTTTCGCTTACTTCGTTACCTCTGGTATGGACCTGGGGATCTTTCTGGACATAATGGCTATTGAGCTGAGGGCGCAGGATGTTCTCCTGGCAGTTCCCATGTTCATCTTCGCCGCGAACATTATGAACGATACGGAGATAACCGATAGGTTATTCGGCTTCTTGAAGCAACTTCTCGGAGGTATGCGCGGGGGTCTTGCATACGCGAATATTGGGGCAAGCATAATCTTCGCTGGAATGAGCGGTTCGGAAATTGCCGATGTCTCGGGTCTTGGAACCATAGAGATCAAGGCCATGATGGACGACGGTTACGACGGGCCTTTCTCTTGCGCTGTAACCTGTGCATCTGCCACGATCGCTCCTCTCATCCCACCGAGCATTCCCATGGTCATCTACGCCATGCTTACCGGCACCTCTTTGGGATACTTGTTTATTGCCGGGGTTGTGCCGGGACTTCTTCTAGGTCTCCTGGAAGCCGGGATGGTCTTTTATCTATCGAAGAAGAGAAACTATCCGGTGGGAAAGCGGTATCCTTTGAAAATACTCGCCAAGAGCTTCTTAAGATCTTTACCGGCGTTGTTTGCGCCTGTGATCTTGCTTGCGGGGATCTATGGCGGCATCTTCACCCCGACAGAATCAGCGGCCGTTCTTGTTGCCTATTCGATTCTAGTCAGTATATTTATTTATCGTACACTTGGTTTGAAAAAATTGAGAAAAATAATGCTCAGAACCGTTTATAACATCGGCGCCATAAGTTTTATGATTGCCGGAGCCTTCGTTGTGAAATATGTGCTTGCGAGGGAGGAGATACCTTCGTTGCTAACAAATGCATTTGTCAATATGGGATTTCTTTCCAGCGCCTGGGTTCTGCTGCTGAGCGTGAACGTTCTCTTCTTCATTCTCGGAATGTTCTTCGACGTATCCGTCATACAACTGGTAGTGATACCAATAGTTTTCCCGCTCGTCAAAGCTGTGGGAATCGACCCCATTCACTTCGGAATAGTAACTACCTTCAATTTGATGCTGGCGCTTGACACGCCCCCTTATGGGCAAACCGGGTTTATCACAAGTGCTATAAGCAAAACGCCCGTTGGGAAGGTTTTTAAAGAGATGCTAAAATACTGGATACCCATCGAAGTTATGGGACTGGTAATAATAACTTACTGGTCGGATTTTGTTCTGTGGCTTCCAAGGTTATTGGGGTACGCACATTGA
- a CDS encoding IclR family transcriptional regulator: MQSVERIVKIISSFNLSESRLSLDDLTKKSGLPKATVYRIAEALCEEHILEKDRSTSSYRIGIRLFELGSQYLSSMRLKDVAFAEMEELHQQTGETIHMGILDGTEVVSIEGFESVKSLHTKLFIGKRAPLYCTAVGKAILAFLPESERERLVNLLQLVRRTSKTIIDKDALREELANIRSRGTAIDSGENEDGVVCVGAPIFDSSKEVVASISISGPAFRMGEEIIERYSKLLREVVSRISFALGYRADI; this comes from the coding sequence ATGCAGAGTGTCGAAAGAATAGTAAAAATAATCAGTTCATTCAACCTTTCCGAATCCAGGTTGAGTCTTGACGACCTTACAAAAAAAAGCGGCCTTCCAAAGGCGACAGTTTATAGAATCGCAGAGGCTCTGTGCGAAGAGCATATCCTTGAGAAGGATCGCTCGACATCTTCTTACAGGATTGGGATAAGGCTGTTCGAATTGGGCAGCCAATATCTATCCTCTATGAGACTCAAAGACGTTGCGTTCGCCGAGATGGAAGAGCTTCATCAGCAAACCGGTGAAACGATTCATATGGGAATCCTCGACGGAACTGAAGTCGTTTCAATTGAAGGATTTGAAAGCGTGAAGTCTCTGCACACCAAGCTATTCATTGGAAAACGGGCCCCGCTCTATTGTACTGCCGTTGGAAAGGCGATTCTCGCCTTTCTCCCTGAAAGCGAACGCGAAAGACTGGTGAATTTGCTGCAGCTGGTTCGTCGCACTTCGAAAACAATCATAGACAAAGATGCTCTGAGAGAAGAACTTGCGAATATCAGATCAAGGGGAACGGCAATCGATAGCGGAGAAAACGAAGATGGCGTTGTCTGCGTAGGTGCACCGATTTTCGATTCTTCTAAAGAAGTTGTCGCCTCCATAAGTATTTCCGGTCCGGCCTTCAGAATGGGTGAGGAGATCATTGAACGATATTCAAAATTGTTGAGGGAAGTGGTCTCGAGAATCTCCTTCGCCCTAGGTTACAGGGCCGATATCTGA
- a CDS encoding carbohydrate kinase family protein — MNQESKPVLCAGEIVYDFISRDRMQGLGGTTLFEKRPGGAPFNIAAGLQKLGVPTAFLSKIGCDEFGESLIEYLDELGIRTDYIVRESGTKTTLAFAALDSEGKPEFRFYRDHAADISLRKDELKDLSPESFSFFHFGSIALLDEPSASTYIDLFERFKKAGVRTSFDPNVRKNAVVDHNIFRRKLREIMRRVDILKLSDEDLEYIAGKGGVEKAVESLGVGRDELVLVTLGSKGAVAFWQGRFISEEGFKVEVAETTGCGDSFMAAVISRLYSLTDEQFKALDFETLGGVLRFANAGAAIVATRYGAANAMPSGNEIGEFLQSHRR; from the coding sequence ATGAATCAAGAATCCAAACCGGTTCTCTGTGCGGGAGAGATAGTTTACGATTTTATCTCAAGAGACCGCATGCAGGGGCTGGGAGGCACCACCCTGTTCGAAAAGAGACCGGGTGGTGCACCTTTCAATATAGCGGCAGGTCTTCAGAAACTCGGAGTTCCCACGGCCTTTCTTTCGAAGATCGGTTGCGATGAGTTCGGAGAGTCTCTTATCGAATATCTGGATGAACTTGGGATAAGGACCGATTATATAGTCAGAGAAAGCGGAACCAAAACCACGCTAGCCTTCGCAGCACTTGACAGCGAAGGAAAGCCCGAGTTCAGATTTTACAGAGACCACGCCGCGGATATATCGCTGCGCAAAGACGAGTTGAAGGACCTCTCACCCGAGAGTTTCTCGTTTTTTCATTTCGGTTCCATCGCCCTTCTGGATGAGCCGTCGGCTTCTACCTATATCGATCTTTTCGAGAGGTTCAAAAAGGCTGGAGTGAGAACCTCTTTCGATCCGAACGTGAGAAAAAATGCGGTCGTCGATCATAATATCTTCAGAAGAAAGCTAAGGGAGATAATGCGCCGGGTGGATATCCTGAAATTGAGCGACGAGGATCTGGAATACATAGCGGGAAAAGGCGGCGTTGAAAAGGCGGTTGAGAGCCTGGGGGTCGGTCGTGACGAGCTGGTGCTGGTCACGCTCGGCAGTAAAGGAGCCGTGGCCTTTTGGCAGGGACGGTTCATAAGCGAGGAGGGATTCAAGGTCGAAGTGGCTGAGACGACCGGCTGCGGCGATTCGTTCATGGCTGCCGTCATATCCAGACTCTACTCGCTCACGGATGAACAGTTCAAAGCCCTTGACTTTGAAACGCTCGGAGGGGTCTTGAGATTCGCCAACGCCGGCGCGGCGATCGTAGCGACCAGGTACGGAGCGGCAAACGCCATGCCATCCGGGAACGAGATCGGGGAATTTCTTCAGTCCCATCGAAGGTGA